In one Diabrotica virgifera virgifera chromosome 5, PGI_DIABVI_V3a genomic region, the following are encoded:
- the LOC126885459 gene encoding uncharacterized protein LOC126885459 — MDAAAGTSTTQSHRHKPLSKAEKQIVWKVYDGLKKTHPTTEAVDRCSFLTGVSATTVERIVRELKSTETLSAPKTRQRGRRSFHLSESQMSIIRRTVHTFFLENKLPTIKSVKVKLQENDMIPQMGRETLRKVLHKLNFRYMKRCRKSILIDKEEIVSWRRRYLRSIRNYRVSKRKIYYLDETWINAGHTVSKIWHDTTIRTPRQAFIEGLSTGLRAPSGKGQRLIVAHIGSDTGFLENNALVFISKKTGDYHEDMDAVCFERWFENVLQHLEPNSVVVLDNAPYHSRLVERIPTMSDKKAVLQHWLREKSIPYGEDMVKLELIGIIKQHRGTYRQHAVDTMARLHGITILRLPPYHCELNPIELIWAQMKGYVARENVTYKISDVQRLLQASLDSINSTDWKNAISHVIKVEDDMWRLDGMVDNVIEPVIIQLGSNDSDSSAESME, encoded by the coding sequence ATGGATGCGGCTGCTGGCACAAGTACGACACAGTCTCATCGACACAAACCACTGTCAAAAGCTGAGAAACAAATCGTGTGGAAAGTATATGATGGGCTTAAGAAAACACATCCTACAACGGAAGCTGTAGATCGCTGTTCGTTCTTAACAGGAGTGTCAGCCACCACAGTTGAAAGAATTGTGCGTGAATTAAAAAGCACAGAAACTTTAAGTGCGCCAAAAACTCGCCAGCGTGGACGAAGATCTTTTCATTTAAGTGAATCGCAAATGAGTATAATCCGGAGAACTGTACATAcgttctttttagaaaataagCTTCCAACTATCAAAAGTGTTAAGGTTAAGTTGCAGGAGAACGACATGATTCCTCAAATGGGCCGTGAAACTCTAAGAAAAGTTTTGCATAAGTTAAATTTTCGTTACATGAAACGGTGTCGGAAATCAATCCTAATAGATAAAGAGGAAATTGTATCATGGCGACGAAGATATCTGCGCTCTATTAGGAATTATCGTGTTTCCAAAAGAAAAATATACTACCTTGATGAAACTTGGATTAATGCCGGGCATACGGTTTCAAAAATTTGGCACGATACAACTATAAGAACTCCTCGTCAAGCATTTATAGAAGGCTTATCTACAGGGTTACGAGCACCATCAGGCAAAGGTCAACGTCTTATTGTAGCTCATATCGGTAGCGATACAGGTTTTCTTGAAAATAATGCTCTCGTTTTTATATCAAAGAAAACTGGCGACTATCACGAGGACATGGACGCCGTATGCTTTGAAAGATGGTTCGAAAACGTTCTTCAGCATCTCGAACCTAACTCAGTGGTCGTATTAGACAATGCACCCTACCATAGTCGACTTGTTGAACGAATTCCTACTATGAGTGACAAAAAAGCAGTTTTGCAACATTGGTTGAGGGAAAAATCAATTCCATACGGCGAGGATATGGTTAAATTAGAGCTTATTGGTATTATTAAACAACATCGTGGTACATATCGTCAGCATGCTGTAGATACAATGGCTAGACTTCATGGCATTACCATCTTACGACTACCGCCTTATCATTGTGAATTGAACCCAATAGAATTAATTTGGGCACAAATGAAAGGATATGTGGCTCGGGAAAATGTCACATATAAAATTAGTGATGTCCAGCGTCTCTTGCAAGCCAGTTTGGACAGTATTAATTCAACTGATTGGAAGAATGCGATAAGCCATGTCATTAAAGTAGAAGACGATATGTGGAGGTTGGACGGCATGGTGGATAATGTTATTGAGCCTGTGATAATACAATTAGGATCAAATGATTCAGACAGTTCTGCAGAATCAATGGAGTAA